The Bacillus carboniphilus genome contains a region encoding:
- the comER gene encoding late competence protein ComER — protein MKIGFIGTGNMGRILIEALYYSETVSGSNMYIHNRTIQKAIQIQEQIKDLHVKISPEDVLNSSDFIFLCLKPLDIYPFIEKYKQYFRDNKCLISITSPIEVEQIESITTCQVARIIPSITNRTFSGVSLFTFGHTCTNETKEKLKSLFSHISTPVEINSNITRVASDIVSCGPAFFSYIMEQFIEAAVQETSITKVQASLLAEEMMKGYGKILTSDLYNLTTLKEKVCVQGGVTGEGIKVLEKKIGTMFNELFKSTHEKYREDKLEINKQFNT, from the coding sequence ATGAAAATAGGTTTTATCGGAACAGGAAACATGGGGCGAATATTAATTGAGGCACTGTATTATTCTGAAACAGTCTCTGGTTCCAATATGTATATCCATAATCGAACCATTCAAAAAGCCATTCAAATACAAGAACAAATAAAGGACCTGCACGTAAAAATTTCCCCAGAAGATGTTTTAAACAGCTCAGATTTCATCTTTCTCTGCTTAAAACCATTAGATATTTACCCATTCATAGAGAAATATAAGCAATACTTTAGAGATAACAAATGTTTAATTTCAATTACAAGCCCAATAGAGGTGGAACAAATCGAAAGCATCACTACATGTCAAGTCGCCAGAATTATCCCCAGTATTACCAATCGTACCTTTTCTGGCGTTTCTTTATTTACATTTGGGCATACTTGCACAAACGAAACAAAGGAGAAATTAAAATCTTTATTTAGTCACATATCAACTCCTGTTGAGATTAACTCAAATATTACGAGAGTTGCTTCAGATATTGTTAGTTGTGGACCTGCTTTTTTCAGCTATATAATGGAACAATTTATTGAAGCTGCTGTTCAAGAAACAAGCATCACTAAAGTACAGGCAAGTTTATTAGCAGAAGAAATGATGAAAGGATATGGAAAAATATTAACAAGTGACTTATACAATTTAACTACTTTAAAAGAAAAGGTTTGTGTACAAGGCGGAGTGACTGGCGAGGGAATCAAGGTGCTTGAAAAAAAGATTGGTACCATGTTTAATGAACTTTTCAAAAGTACTCACGAAAAATATAGAGAGGACAAATTAGAAATTAATAAGCAATTTAACACATAA
- a CDS encoding class I SAM-dependent DNA methyltransferase: MAYEHFAFLYDKLMVDAPYDLWIEYVESEFENYCEPVQTIVDLGCGTGEISLRLMEKGFDVLGVDLSSEMLTVAKEKATKKGMNLPLLQQNMTDLNVMKQVDAVLILCDSLNYLENQEQVIQTFSSVYKSLRPGGLFVFDVHSIYKMENVFNQSPFVSTNQGISYIWNCFEGFYPYTVEHELTFFVEEKDHSYTRFDEDHVQRTFPIEEYSLWLKKAGFISLKVTSDFGKKDFSKAERIFFVAKKDF; encoded by the coding sequence ATGGCTTATGAGCATTTTGCTTTTTTGTACGATAAACTGATGGTAGACGCCCCTTATGATTTATGGATCGAATATGTTGAGAGTGAATTTGAAAACTATTGTGAACCTGTTCAAACTATTGTAGATTTAGGATGCGGTACCGGTGAAATATCTTTAAGGTTAATGGAAAAAGGCTTCGATGTGTTAGGTGTCGATCTTTCTTCTGAAATGCTTACTGTAGCGAAAGAGAAAGCCACAAAAAAAGGGATGAACTTACCTTTACTACAGCAGAATATGACTGATCTGAACGTAATGAAACAAGTAGATGCTGTTTTGATTCTATGTGATTCTTTAAACTATTTAGAGAATCAAGAACAAGTCATTCAAACGTTTTCTTCCGTTTATAAGTCCTTACGGCCGGGAGGACTATTTGTTTTTGATGTTCATTCCATCTATAAAATGGAAAATGTTTTCAATCAGTCTCCCTTTGTTTCAACCAATCAAGGGATAAGTTACATCTGGAATTGTTTTGAAGGATTTTACCCATATACGGTTGAACATGAACTTACTTTTTTCGTTGAAGAAAAAGACCATAGTTATACTCGATTTGACGAGGATCATGTTCAAAGGACATTTCCTATTGAAGAGTATTCCTTATGGCTTAAAAAAGCAGGCTTTATATCACTAAAGGTAACCTCAGATTTTGGGAAAAAAGACTTTTCTAAGGCTGAAAGAATCTTCTTTGTTGCAAAAAAAGATTTTTAA
- the rsfS gene encoding ribosome silencing factor translates to MTSKDILSVVVKAADQKKAEEMLSLNVKNISLVADYFFICHGNNHKQVQAIAKEIKEVAQENGIEVKRLEGYHEARWILIDLGEVIAHIFYHEERSYYNLEKLWGDAPIETVLSERP, encoded by the coding sequence TTGACGAGTAAGGATATACTTTCGGTAGTAGTTAAGGCGGCGGATCAGAAGAAGGCGGAAGAAATGCTTTCTTTAAATGTAAAAAATATTTCTTTAGTAGCCGACTATTTTTTTATATGTCATGGAAATAACCATAAACAAGTACAAGCAATTGCAAAAGAAATAAAAGAAGTGGCACAAGAAAACGGGATTGAAGTAAAAAGGCTGGAAGGTTATCATGAAGCACGATGGATACTAATTGATTTAGGCGAAGTTATCGCTCATATTTTTTATCATGAAGAAAGAAGTTACTATAATTTAGAAAAGCTGTGGGGAGATGCTCCAATCGAAACCGTCTTAAGTGAGCGACCATAA
- the yqeK gene encoding bis(5'-nucleosyl)-tetraphosphatase (symmetrical) YqeK yields the protein MNKREALQIVKKQLPEARYLHTYRVMETAIILARRFNVNEKKAELAAIFHDYAKNHSKDEMKKHIVDQNMSPLLLQFHPELWHAPVGAFLVEQQFDIKDPNILNAIRFHTTGRMNMTKLEKVIFLADYIEPGRKFPGVKEVRAKAEVDLDKALFQSLKNTIAFLLEKNQTIFPDTFKAYNGLLGIKGVDRVDE from the coding sequence ATGAATAAACGTGAGGCTTTACAGATTGTAAAAAAACAACTTCCAGAAGCTCGGTATCTACATACATACCGTGTCATGGAAACAGCCATCATTTTAGCGAGAAGGTTTAATGTCAATGAAAAAAAAGCAGAGTTAGCCGCTATTTTCCATGATTACGCAAAAAATCATTCGAAAGATGAGATGAAAAAGCATATTGTCGATCAAAATATGTCCCCTTTATTATTACAATTTCATCCAGAGCTGTGGCATGCACCAGTTGGGGCTTTTTTAGTTGAACAACAATTTGATATTAAAGATCCAAATATTTTAAATGCGATTCGTTTTCATACAACGGGTAGAATGAATATGACTAAATTGGAAAAGGTTATATTTTTAGCTGATTATATTGAACCTGGTAGAAAGTTTCCTGGAGTGAAAGAAGTTAGAGCAAAAGCAGAAGTTGATCTTGATAAAGCACTCTTCCAATCATTAAAAAACACCATTGCTTTTTTACTGGAAAAAAATCAAACTATTTTCCCTGATACTTTTAAGGCATATAACGGACTATTAGGTATAAAAGGAGTGGATCGAGTTGACGAGTAA
- a CDS encoding nicotinate-nucleotide adenylyltransferase, giving the protein MTKIGILGGTFDPPHHGHLLMASEVLHSLGLDEIWFMPNNVPPHKQETKVSSSEHRVKMLELAISENDNFKVSTIELERKGPSYTYDTMFLLKKRFPKVSFYFIIGGDMIEHLSNWKNINNLENLVTFVGVSRPGFSISSPYNIITVAVPQFDVSSTMIRNRFNHQQQTRYLLPDSVLSYIEEYKLYE; this is encoded by the coding sequence ATGACTAAAATAGGAATTTTGGGAGGTACATTTGATCCTCCTCACCATGGTCATCTGTTAATGGCAAGTGAAGTGCTTCATTCATTAGGCTTAGATGAAATATGGTTTATGCCTAATAATGTTCCTCCACATAAGCAAGAAACAAAAGTATCCTCTAGTGAGCATCGAGTGAAAATGTTGGAACTTGCAATTTCAGAAAATGACAACTTTAAAGTTTCGACTATTGAATTGGAAAGAAAAGGACCATCCTATACTTATGATACTATGTTTCTACTAAAAAAGAGGTTTCCTAAAGTATCTTTTTACTTCATTATTGGTGGAGATATGATTGAACACCTCTCTAATTGGAAAAATATAAATAATCTAGAGAATTTAGTTACTTTCGTTGGGGTAAGTCGACCAGGATTTTCAATATCATCTCCATATAACATTATTACTGTCGCAGTTCCGCAATTTGATGTTTCTTCTACTATGATTCGAAATCGTTTTAATCATCAGCAGCAAACTCGTTATTTATTGCCGGATTCAGTATTATCCTATATAGAGGAGTATAAACTATATGAATAA
- the yhbY gene encoding ribosome assembly RNA-binding protein YhbY, whose translation MLKGKQKRFLRAKAHHLNPIFQVGKGGVNDHLVQQVEDALEARELIKISVLQNCEQDKNQVAEEIYRPAKAELVQIIGNTIILYKESREKKQIVLPN comes from the coding sequence ATGTTAAAAGGAAAACAAAAGCGCTTTTTAAGGGCAAAGGCACATCACTTGAATCCGATCTTTCAAGTTGGAAAGGGTGGAGTCAATGATCATTTAGTGCAACAAGTGGAAGATGCTTTGGAAGCAAGAGAGTTAATAAAAATAAGTGTCTTACAAAATTGTGAACAAGATAAAAACCAAGTAGCTGAAGAAATTTATCGCCCAGCAAAAGCTGAGTTAGTCCAGATTATTGGCAATACCATTATTTTGTATAAAGAGTCAAGAGAAAAAAAACAAATCGTTTTACCGAACTAG
- the aroE gene encoding shikimate dehydrogenase: MSKLFGVIGDPISQSMSPTIHNTAFHTYQIDAHYHAFQVSKKNLKEAVEGMRALNISGFNVTIPHKESIMPFLDEVDPLALEIGAVNTVVNQGGRLRGYNTDGSGFVRSLNEALSTSIGNQQILVVGAGGASRAIIFALQQAGAITIDIINRTKEKAEDLLSVVGNINGEALSLHEAHQISKKYDILIQTSPIGMYPNVENQPLILNKLVYNHSIVCDIIYNPIKTAFLSEAKQLGLNTVDGVGMFVYQATLAFELWTGINPDPHPLKNIVYQHLGGSSC, encoded by the coding sequence ATGTCAAAATTATTTGGTGTCATTGGTGACCCGATCAGCCAGTCCATGTCTCCGACGATTCATAACACAGCATTTCATACTTATCAGATCGATGCTCACTACCATGCCTTTCAAGTGAGTAAGAAGAACTTGAAAGAAGCCGTTGAAGGAATGAGAGCCTTAAATATAAGTGGTTTTAATGTCACAATTCCTCATAAAGAATCAATTATGCCTTTTTTAGACGAAGTTGATCCTCTTGCCCTTGAAATTGGTGCAGTTAATACAGTGGTCAACCAAGGCGGGCGATTAAGAGGCTACAATACGGACGGAAGTGGTTTTGTACGATCGCTCAACGAGGCATTATCTACTTCTATTGGAAATCAGCAAATATTAGTTGTTGGTGCAGGTGGAGCATCAAGAGCTATAATATTTGCCTTACAACAAGCAGGAGCTATTACTATTGACATCATAAACAGAACAAAAGAAAAAGCAGAAGATCTACTTTCTGTTGTTGGAAATATAAATGGGGAAGCGTTATCATTACATGAAGCGCATCAAATTTCAAAGAAGTACGATATTCTCATTCAAACATCACCTATAGGGATGTATCCAAATGTTGAGAATCAACCCCTAATATTAAATAAGCTGGTATATAATCACTCAATCGTTTGTGATATTATTTACAATCCAATTAAGACTGCTTTTCTGTCTGAAGCAAAGCAATTAGGTTTAAACACGGTAGACGGAGTAGGTATGTTTGTTTATCAAGCAACACTTGCTTTTGAATTATGGACAGGGATCAATCCAGATCCTCATCCTTTAAAGAATATTGTTTATCAACATCTAGGAGGCTCATCATGTTAA
- the yqeH gene encoding ribosome biogenesis GTPase YqeH, translated as MDEIKCIGCGVKIQTTNQNELGYAPPKSIQRESVVCQRCFRLKNYNEIQDVSLTDDDFLKILHNIGNEKALIVKIIDIFDFNGSWINGIHRFAGANPVLLVANKVDVLPKSVNKQKLVDWIRRESKKNGLKPIDVYLASSSKGMGIKEVASAIEHYRDGKDVYVVGCTNVGKSTFINRIIKEVAGEEDIITTSHYPGTTLDLIDIPLSDGSSLYDTPGIIHQHQMAHFVSKDHLKFITPKKELKPRTFQLNEGQTLFFGGLARFDYLKEGKVSFTCYIPNELLIHRTKTEKAEKIFSDHHGDLLHPPLSIDGVEDTELVAHQFTINNKNTDVIFSGLGWVTVNQANAKVVAYAPKGVLVSVRESLI; from the coding sequence TTGGATGAGATCAAGTGTATTGGCTGTGGAGTTAAAATACAAACAACGAATCAAAATGAGTTAGGCTATGCTCCACCAAAGTCTATACAACGAGAATCTGTCGTTTGCCAAAGATGTTTTCGTCTAAAGAACTACAATGAAATTCAAGACGTTTCTTTAACAGATGATGATTTTTTAAAAATATTACACAACATTGGTAATGAAAAGGCATTAATCGTCAAAATAATTGATATATTTGATTTCAATGGAAGCTGGATAAATGGAATTCATCGATTTGCTGGAGCGAATCCAGTTTTGTTAGTGGCGAATAAAGTCGATGTTCTTCCTAAATCAGTAAATAAACAAAAATTAGTTGATTGGATAAGAAGAGAATCAAAAAAAAATGGATTAAAGCCTATAGATGTTTATTTAGCAAGCTCTTCTAAGGGAATGGGAATAAAAGAGGTAGCGTCTGCAATAGAACATTATCGAGACGGAAAAGATGTTTATGTTGTTGGCTGTACCAACGTTGGCAAGTCTACTTTTATCAATCGAATCATAAAAGAAGTAGCTGGGGAAGAAGATATTATTACAACTTCACACTATCCTGGCACCACACTTGATTTAATTGATATCCCTTTGTCTGACGGTTCGTCTTTGTATGATACACCAGGAATTATACATCAGCATCAGATGGCACATTTTGTATCAAAAGATCATTTGAAATTTATAACGCCAAAAAAAGAGCTTAAACCAAGGACCTTTCAACTGAATGAAGGACAAACCCTTTTCTTTGGAGGACTCGCGCGTTTTGATTATCTAAAAGAAGGGAAAGTGTCATTTACTTGTTATATACCAAATGAACTTCTCATTCACCGAACGAAAACAGAAAAAGCGGAAAAGATTTTCAGTGATCATCATGGCGACTTATTGCATCCCCCATTGTCTATAGATGGAGTGGAAGATACAGAACTAGTAGCTCATCAATTTACTATTAATAACAAAAATACAGATGTGATTTTTTCTGGATTAGGATGGGTAACGGTTAATCAAGCTAACGCAAAAGTTGTTGCTTATGCACCTAAAGGGGTTCTTGTAAGTGTACGTGAATCATTGATTTAG
- a CDS encoding YqeG family HAD IIIA-type phosphatase, giving the protein MLNLFLPKQFEKSIFDIDPKQLKEKGIKGIITDLDNTLVEWDRPLATPELTKWFQSVKDEGIEITIVSNNKETRVKQFSEPLNISFIYKARKPLGIAFRKALRNMKLNKQEVVVIGDQVLTDVLGGNRNGFHTILVIPVASTDGFFTRMNRLIERKILESFKRKGLLKWEE; this is encoded by the coding sequence GTGCTAAATCTATTTTTACCAAAACAATTTGAAAAGAGTATTTTTGATATTGATCCTAAGCAATTGAAAGAAAAAGGGATTAAGGGGATTATCACGGACTTAGATAATACATTAGTAGAATGGGACCGTCCATTGGCTACTCCGGAATTAACAAAATGGTTCCAATCCGTGAAAGATGAAGGTATTGAGATTACAATCGTTTCAAATAATAAAGAAACTAGAGTAAAGCAATTCTCAGAGCCCTTAAATATATCGTTTATATATAAAGCAAGGAAGCCTTTAGGAATAGCCTTTAGGAAAGCCTTGAGAAACATGAAGTTGAATAAGCAAGAGGTTGTTGTTATAGGGGATCAAGTTTTAACAGATGTATTAGGCGGAAATCGAAATGGGTTTCATACAATACTTGTTATTCCAGTTGCTTCAACAGATGGATTTTTTACAAGAATGAATCGGCTAATTGAGAGAAAAATATTAGAGAGTTTTAAACGAAAAGGTTTGTTAAAATGGGAGGAATAA